Genomic segment of Colletotrichum destructivum chromosome 5, complete sequence:
GGGTGTGGGTGTGACCCGGTGTCGTTCTAACGGACTGTGGATCGGGTCCGTAAAGTGAACTACGTTCATGACCGGCCATGCCATGGACCCATGGACCCATGGAACCAGGGGGGGGCAAAGATGTCATTGCTCTGAGGCTCGTTCGGTTCTGCTTGGCCTTTGCCCCACGACACGGTCGCCAGGCGGACAACGAGCATCAAGCCTCGTCTGTCGAAGTCCGGTGTTCCGCTAGATGGGCGTGTTGGTGTTTTATGTATGGGACACGGAGAGAGACCCGATATGTGCTGCGTATAAATACGAATCAGACGAGTTGTCTTCTGAGACGGTGCCGTACCTCGACTGGAAAATAGACTTGATAGCTCAACTGGCAATCGACTCAACTGGCATCCAACTCAAGTGGAAGCAACCAACTCACCTAGCAAATCAACTCAACCGGTAACTATCAACTCAACTGGAAACCGAAAGTAGTAGCACAAAACACAACACCACGATGCTTAGCCACGCACCCGTCGCCCCCAAAATGAGGGAGTACCAGTCCTTCGCCCCGgcggccctcgcccagcCGGCAGCCGCTTACACGCAGTACGATGGCCtccacggcgccgccctgTCGCTGGCGAGCCGGTTCCGGGGCGCCGAGCTGCGCATCCCCGACTTGATGAAGGTCTTCGCCGGCTGGCCCTTTTCGACGAGCCCGCACCTGGCCCGGCTGCGGGCGCTGTTCGACACGACGCTGGACGGGTGTATCcgcgacgagaagaagcgcgaggCGCTGAAGAGGGCCGACTTTGGGTGGCTCATCGCGTTGTAAGTCGTCGTAGTAGAGTGGTCCCGTTTTCCAGactgctcctcttcctcctctcccccttttcTAACCATGCCTGACAACCCCTCCATCGTAGGTGGTATCCCGACTCGGAGTGGGCAGAACTCGAGGCCGTGAGCTACCTGGGCCTCTGGCTGTTCGTGTGGGACGACGAGATAGACGTCATTGAGACAGATTTCTCCAAGAGCGCCGAGCTGGCCCTCCTGCACCACCGGTCGACGCTGGCGTACGTCCGACGAGCTCTCGGGGTGTCCGCCGCGGGAGACGAtgacagcaacaacaacaacaacgacgacatcaacaaagacatcgacaacgacgagggCAGCGCGCCCGAGAACATGGCCGTGTTCGGCCGCTTCGGCGAGCTGACGCGCGGGACCATGAGCCTCGCCCAGCGCCAGCGGCTCTCGAACGAGCTGCACTCGTTCGTCGCCCAGGTCGCGGCCGAGCACGTGTTCCACCTGGACTGCAGGATCCCCTCGCCCGAGCAGTACCGCGAGATCCGGCGGGGAACGGCGGCCGTGATGCCTGTCGTCGTGCTGGCGGAGTAAGTCTCCCTCGttgtctctttctccccccctccctgtCTCTTTGTGGTCTCATGTCTCCGGTCTGTTGGAGAGTAATGTGCTGACCCAGTGTTCGTCCCACTCCCTCACAGGTACATGACCAGGACCGAAATGCCCGAGGTCATCTCGAGCTCACCGGCGTTCCGGGTGCTCGAGAGCACGACGGTGGACCTCATCTGGCTGATCAACGACCTCTACTCCCTGCCCAAGGAACTGGTGAGcaagcccagcccagcccggcCCCTCTTTTCAGATAACGTTAAAGGTCGATGCTGACAAAACCCGTCCGTCCCGCACAAAGGCCGACGACACCGTGCTGAGCATCATCCCCGTCCTCCTGCATAGCGGGTCAAGCGGGTCGAGCCGATGgaccctcgacgccgtcgtggaGAGGATCCTGGCCGACATCCGGGCGTCCATGGACGAGTTCGAGGgggccgccaaggagctgcGGGCGTTGGGCGCCGGGGACTCGgacgcgacggcggcggctgccgAGACCTTCATCCTGTACTGTCGTCGTCTCACCGCCGGCGTCGTGCTGTGGACGATTCAGTCGCCTCGCTACGGCATCCTGGACTGTACCAACGTGGACGGGTCCGTGACGATTCAGCTTTGAGCGGTTGTAAATTAAGTGTGCTGTGTGTATAAGCATATCCACGTTGTTGTCTCTTTTCTCCACTTTCAGGCACACTACTCTATaggctctctctctataTAAATATAGATGTATGCAGATCTACTCTCTTCTCTTTGGTCATTCGACCCCATCGTGTCCACTAATACAGACACACCCTCTTCTCCATAGCTAGTCACCCTTGCATACATGATGTGCCCCATGTCCGATCGCCTGTCAGATTCGAAATACCGAAACCGAGACCAGCATGGTCCTAAGCTTTAGTATTTAATCTATTTTACCTTTAACTCTAAAAAAGGGCCGCAGCATCTTTTATACTTAATTGCAAGTGGACAGCTGTGGATAGTGatatggggggggggggggggggggggtgtcaCTCCAAACCTTGGTACGATGACCAAAGTCCATAGTCCCGCCAAAGTCCGCCGGCATGTCCGCCCGCTTCGGCCTCCGGTTCCGGGGTCTGGCTCACACTGGCGGCGGAAACGCACTTTTGTAGCTGTCACTCTGTTAGATGTGACATAGATCACCGTATTTCCTCCCAAGCACAGGATATTAGATGTGTCTGTCAGAACCCGTAACACGTattttctcccccccccccccaagagGACTGACTCTTGACGACATCGGACTCCCAAAGAAGTACAACACCAGGTGCCTCCTCTACTCTCCTAGCCATGACCAAAAACATGGCATCGAACAAGGGGGCCaaggtcatcatcgccggcggcggcattgcCGGCCTGACGCTGGCCCTGATGCTGGAGACGCTCGACACGGActacctcctcctcgaggcccacgAAGACATCGCCCCCGAAGTCGGCGCAAGCATCGGCCTGACGCCGAACTCGCTGCGCATCTTCGACCAGCTGGGCGTGTACGACGCCATAGAGGCCTTGCCCCACGCCCACATCGAGGAGCTCTGCGTGCGTGGTCAAGACGGCCGCACGTACAGGCGTCTGAGGCTGCCATTTGCGCATAGCGGCAAGAGGTAAAAAATATTGGGTCGTCCTGGGATACGTTATCTTGATATAGACAATGAAACAAATAACGCCTTTGAGACCCGTTCGTTGACTAACATCaccgcttcttcttccccggcGCGCATTAGACACGGCTACACGACTCGATTTTTCGCCAGACAATGGCTCCTACAGATCCTATATGACTCGTTACGGCACAAGGAAAGGGTCCTGACGGGCAAAAAGGTCATCGGCATCAGCccggccaccgccggcgatggcttTGTCGAGGTCACGACGCGCGATGGGAGCCTCTACCGgggcgccatcgtcatcggcgcggacggcgtACACAGCACCGTCCGGGAGCAGATACACGCCATGACCGGTAAAGCCCTGGGCGAGAAGGAagataagaagaagaagggtggGGGTGAGGGGCATGAGAAGAaggccctggccggccgcgaggccgatgacgacgacggcatggcATGTTCCTACCGGTGCAGCTTCGGCATCGCCCAACACGTGCCGGGATGGGACTATtcccgcctcgtcgccgtccccggcgacggcgtcaccATGGTCGCCACGTCCGGGGCCGACGGACGCGTGTACTGGTTTGTCTTCGAGAAGCTGCCCGAGACTCTGTACGGACGCTGGATCCCGCGGGCTTACTCGGCgcaggacgaggccgacttcGCTGCCAAGTACGCCGAGCACCGGCTGACGGACGACGTCACGTTCGGCCAGCTCTTCAGCAAGCGCCTCTCGTCCACGCTGACGCCGCTGCACGAGGGCGTACACGGAACATGGTTCTCTGGGAGGACGCTGGTCTTGGGAGACTCGGCGCACAAGGTGAGTGGACGGGGAATCCTCGCTCAGCCCCGAGGAAGCCGGcaacccccctctccctcccctcccttccgGCACGCCGTCCGAGACGACCGGCTTCTGACTGTGTGCCTATACAATGATAGTCCAACCCCATCGGCTCTCAGGGCGGAAgcagcatcgtcgaggcGACCGCGCTGTTGGTTAACGGTCTCCGTCAGAAGATGGACGCCCGCCAgaccgacctcgccggcctgacGGACGCCGACGTGACGAGCGTCTTCGCCACCTTCCAGGACGCCCATAAGCCCCGCGCCTCACAGGTCGTGTCCCGCGCCCACGCGGTCCAGGCCCTCGCGGCGTTCGAGCAGCCGGCCCTCTCCcgcatcggcctcggcttcctcctcccctggATCCACGACGAGCACGTCTGGGCCCGGACCGCCCCGGTCTTCGCCGACGCCCCGCGCATCGCCCACTTGTCCGTgccggcccggccccgggcCATCCcctttgacgacgagctcCCCGTAGCGCCGGTCCGGAGCAGGATGGCCCTCCTctcggccctcgtcgtcaccgtcggcTCGAGCCTGGGCCTGCTGTGGCTCGTCGTGAACATGCAGTTCCCCTACCTCGCGCCCCCCTTCACCTGGggccccgacgacgagccccTCGACCGCACCTGGCTGCCCACCAAGTTCCTCAACGACaacgccctcttcgtcgtctccgtGTGCTCCCTCCcggtcctcgacgaccggCCCGGCCCGACGGCCCACCTCGTCTACCTCCTGGCCCAGATGCTCTCCCCGAACCTGATCTACACCGTCGAGGCCTACCGCGTCGGCAATGCCGGCACCCCGCTGGCGTCCCCCTTTCTCAACTTCGCCGTCATgggcatcgtcgccctcgccggcgcccagcAGTACTGGACCGTCGCCTCCGCGCTCTTCGGCCACGCCCTCCCCACCGGCCGCGCCGTGcccctcgacgtcgcccacAGCCTGACCCCGGCCCTggccctcggcttcgccctcCCCGCCGTGCTCATGTTCCTCCCCGTCCCGGACGCGAGGGTCCGGCAGGACTGGAACGCCCTCTGGCAGTTCGgcaccttcttcttcatcgcccTGACGGACCTCTTTGCCCGCGTGCTTCGCCGATGGTGGTCGTGGCGACccctggcggcggccgtccCCGGAACCGACCGAGGCAAAGACGACGCGGACCTCGTGCGCTACAGGAacaaggacgccgccgtcctccaggGGGCCTACCTctgcgtcggcctcgtccaggccgtgagccacctcgccgccctcctgtACGCGCACCGCCATCCGGCCCTCTCGGTGCGggacttcttcttcggctttCCCTCGCCCTGGACCGACTGGAGCTCTCTGGGCCGTTCGGCGTGGGTCAGCAACGTGCTCCAGTACGACCTCGTGCTctacgtcgccggcgccgtcgtccacaACCTGCACGCCGTGTGGAAGCTGCGCGCCTCGGGCTACGTCGCTGGCAGGGAGTgcgtcgcggccgcggtcTGCGTCGTCCTGGGGCAGTTCTGCCTGGGCTCGGGCGCCACGTGGGCGGCCCTCTGGTACTGGCGGGAGGGCGTTCTCGCGAGCCTTTCGACGATCGAGTGAGCAGGCGGCTGGGCTGGGCGCACCGGtagtggtagtggtggtagTGTGTCGAGGATAACCGCTTTAACTGCTGTAACTAGAATCCGTCTACTAGTTGGGATGATACTTGGCCGGCTCATCACAATGGAGAACCGTTGGAGGGCGTGGGGGGTGAGGGGTTAGACTGtatcgtcatcatcgacttGGTTACGCTGCGAGACAGatgatgggcggcggcgagcacgaGACAAAGATCACCAGTCGACCTGCCTCATTCTTAGCTATGAGCAAAATAGGGATATACTCTGTATGAAGACTGCCCGTCATCATTTACACGTGGAAAACAGGGCCTGTCTCTTATAATGTAAACATTCTCCTTTCTTATCACTTCAGCCTGAGATACCTCACAGACAGTGACATGTAGCGATTGCCCATTATCATTATCATTTCATGTTCTTCTTAACGTTTGACACAGGCAACAAACAATACCTCTCCTGATGGCTTTCTCTCTGGACGGGCTAAACGCAATGCATAGACGGGAATTGCGTAAGAATGAACTTTAATTTAACAGGCGAAATCGTTACTTGCAATGAACCGTCACACTCACTTCTGGGCCATTTCCAACTCATATATCTATTCATGCTTGTGCATCTCAGAGCGCCCTTCGTAACACTGCGTCGGATTCATCGAGGCTAGAACGGA
This window contains:
- a CDS encoding Putative FAD-binding domain, FAD/NAD(P)-binding domain superfamily, with product MASNKGAKVIIAGGGIAGLTLALMLETLDTDYLLLEAHEDIAPEVGASIGLTPNSLRIFDQLGVYDAIEALPHAHIEELCVRGQDGRTYRRLRLPFAHSGKRHGYTTRFFARQWLLQILYDSLRHKERVLTGKKVIGISPATAGDGFVEVTTRDGSLYRGAIVIGADGVHSTVREQIHAMTGKALGEKEDKKKKGGGEGHEKKALAGREADDDDGMACSYRCSFGIAQHVPGWDYSRLVAVPGDGVTMVATSGADGRVYWFVFEKLPETLYGRWIPRAYSAQDEADFAAKYAEHRLTDDVTFGQLFSKRLSSTLTPLHEGVHGTWFSGRTLVLGDSAHKSNPIGSQGGSSIVEATALLVNGLRQKMDARQTDLAGLTDADVTSVFATFQDAHKPRASQVVSRAHAVQALAAFEQPALSRIGLGFLLPWIHDEHVWARTAPVFADAPRIAHLSVPARPRAIPFDDELPVAPVRSRMALLSALVVTVGSSLGLLWLVVNMQFPYLAPPFTWGPDDEPLDRTWLPTKFLNDNALFVVSVCSLPVLDDRPGPTAHLVYLLAQMLSPNLIYTVEAYRVGNAGTPLASPFLNFAVMGIVALAGAQQYWTVASALFGHALPTGRAVPLDVAHSLTPALALGFALPAVLMFLPVPDARVRQDWNALWQFGTFFFIALTDLFARVLRRWWSWRPLAAAVPGTDRGKDDADLVRYRNKDAAVLQGAYLCVGLVQAVSHLAALLYAHRHPALSVRDFFFGFPSPWTDWSSLGRSAWVSNVLQYDLVLYVAGAVVHNLHAVWKLRASGYVAGRECVAAAVCVVLGQFCLGSGATWAALWYWREGVLASLSTIE
- a CDS encoding Putative isoprenoid synthase domain superfamily, terpene cyclase-like 2 produces the protein MREYQSFAPAALAQPAAAYTQYDGLHGAALSLASRFRGAELRIPDLMKVFAGWPFSTSPHLARLRALFDTTLDGCIRDEKKREALKRADFGWLIALWYPDSEWAELEAVSYLGLWLFVWDDEIDVIETDFSKSAELALLHHRSTLAYVRRALGVSAAGDDDSNNNNNDDINKDIDNDEGSAPENMAVFGRFGELTRGTMSLAQRQRLSNELHSFVAQVAAEHVFHLDCRIPSPEQYREIRRGTAAVMPVVVLAEYMTRTEMPEVISSSPAFRVLESTTVDLIWLINDLYSLPKELADDTVLSIIPVLLHSGSSGSSRWTLDAVVERILADIRASMDEFEGAAKELRALGAGDSDATAAAAETFILYCRRLTAGVVLWTIQSPRYGILDCTNVDGSVTIQL